The DNA sequence CGGTCCGCTCACCGACAGCATCTTCTGGGTCTCCTCCAAGTTGTCCACCCACTGGCAGTAAGCAATAGTCCTGAAACAGCAATATAAACGTAGATTTATGCTTCAACGGTTGACGCTGTTTCAAAACAGCTTCAATCTAAAATCTGATGACTGCAGGCAATAATTGGCTCATTTATCTGTAACTTAAGATGAAGTGGCATTAAGCAAGTCACTGGAAACCAACTTCAATATTTTCCTAAAAGTTCATCTGTTGCAGAGTTGCTGAGTTCTTTTGGATCCattttctgtaacccttgtgctatcataggcactttaccattgggagttgggtcatgtagacccactagacagtgcgctgaactttttttcttcattgatttgtgatcttcactggtgtccatggattacatgaaatctttccacctttatccacctttgtcatggtagggagaacaagtcactgtaaggttggggtcaagatagcacaagagttaacaAGGTAGCTTTGATCAATCTGTGGCCGTATAACAACTGAGCTCCCAGTTACTGGAAGATGTTCAAGTATGGCAGCTATAAACAAAGCCAACCCAAACCATTAAAACTACACCACCTTGCCTAAATTCTGCATCTGGTTTACTTCTACATGGTGGCATTCAACAAATATTGGTGTAAAACCGTATAGCTACAACATTGAAGGTATTTGAACCTAAAAATAATacaccaaacacaaacaaaaaaatcagccTGAGCTTTTTTCTGGACTTACCAGTAGAAGTGCTCCTCTAGCATTTTGGTGATGGCACGAGACATAGCCTTCTCCTGAGGCGTGAGGCCCTTGTTAAGGCTCACCCCCAGCCTCTCGTCCAAGAAGTCAATGATGAACTCAGTCCCAAAGACCTGTTGGTGATTGTACTCGATCCACGGCATCTTTCCTTGAGGAGAAAGCCTTCCATCAAAGGAGTTCTAGAGGGAAAAGACAGGATTTTAGAGTCACTAAGAGGGCTTGGATGCTAACAAACACTTTAATGGAATTGGTTTTGCTGATGTAATGGTATACCTTGTAGGGTAGATCAACCATACGGAGGTAGGTCTCCAGTTTAAGGCAGAAGGGGGACAGAGATGGGGCCCCACATTTGGGCCTGGAGAACTGATGAAGAATAATGGCATCTTTAGAGTCCAgctcctcttcttttctgtgGATACAGGAGCAGCAAGTCACACAGAGACTGTAAAAAGGCAAACAGCAGGAGCTCCTGTAACAGAAATCTCCTACAGTCAATTGAGATACAAAAGCACAGGTTTAGGACTTGCAGTTTTATAAATTGGTTGTGtccaaaatgtttaaagttgTTCCTAAACGTTCAACTAAAACTGATCACAGCTATACcttgtttaaagtaaaaatatatatttatgtacatTTAGGAATGGTCACAAATCTCACATATTTCTGACAGATTTCTGctctcttgtaaaaaaaaaagatattaaacATCACATTTTGAACTGCCAGGCACTGCTAGGCTTAAGGTGAATTAGCCAGTCATTAATTATATTATAATTAATACATATAATGAGTACCATAGTAAGGGATTCAGCAAAGGTCACACAAGGACACAAACTTAATTGCATGTAGACTGTTGGAGTTCAAACGTTAAGAGCTTCTTCATTATAGGACTCCATGGATATATAATAGAATAAAGCCGTCTCATATCCTGAACAAATTCAGACTGCAGAGTCGCGGGGAGCTGTCCTTTGATCGGGGTGCTGAAactgaaagacaaacaaaacaaagtggcGCGCGCGCAGGAGCTGTCCGCGCTCTGGTGCTGAAATGCCAGCTGGTGTCTTTCAGAAAGCTGATTTCAACAGAATCCTCCGTAGAGATTTAGGATATTTACTAGGAATACAGCACTTTTCTAACTTGATCTTTTATTAAATAGCATTTCACACAAACGCCCATaggaatatttaaacaaaacccTATCATAAAAGGATTTGGGActcaataaaagcaacaaaactgGTAATGTAAGTGGCCGATTTTGTGGAAAACACAACCTTATGTCACTTGTGTACTTCGCCAATCAGAGTGGCTGCTTAAGGGAGGCAGGTTGCCATagcaatttaaataaacatgttttaaaactgtAGTTTCCGGTTGAATAAACGAAACTAGAAGAAAACAGATGgtcattaatgtaaaaaaaagtcatttgagGTGGAGATCAAAGGTGTGTCTGTAACAGGGGTGAGTTAcatcacaaccccccccccccttccgtTACTGAGCTCTCGCCCcgcccaaacaaacaaaattaagtaaCGTGCACCATTAGCACAAATGCAAGAGACTGATCAAAACACTCGAATCTACATGCATTTCTATCAGCACCGGCCTGTGTTTTGGGCCCCCCGGGGCCTGCATGAGGAGTGCAGAGCTCTGACCGTCTGTCGTTCGTTCTACCTGATTGCCAGCAGTTCGTGCAGCAGATAGGCAGCGGCAGCGAGCAGAGCCCCTCCGGTCAAATACAAGGTTTTCCGCCACCACGAATCCGAGCCCAAAGCTGACATGATCCCGCCGTGGTGATGCAGAGGGTACGCGATGATGCACCCAGAAAAAGGCAGCTGGTCATCGGAACCCAGAAACCCGGAGGGGACTATCTGGGTCTGGCCAAGATCAATCACACAGGAGCCTGTTAACGCGAGCCCGGCGCGCCAGTACATGCTCAGTGTCTCCGGACACTTTCCGCCTCACTTTGGCTGCTCGGGCCTTCATCGGCGGGGGCTTCATGGGTGCCGGCAGAGGCGGGGGCAGAGCTGGGGCTCTGGGGACGGCGGCGTGGACGCAAACATCCCGTCGAAGGCCTCTCCGCTCGGCGGAGCTGGCTTTCATTGAAGCCCGCCTGAAGCCCTCTGATCTGACCCGTCTTCCTAGATTTGTGTGAAGTGCAGCTCCCTGAAAATTCAATTCCGTTttggatttttcaaaataaaataggtttttgttgatttattttaacaaggatGGCAATATTAAAACCCAAACAACTCAATTCAAAATATGTTTACTGCATGCAATTTCATCCTAGTTTTGCAAAAATTACAGTCCTTTTTAgtaataaacaagaaaaagaacaaataatgcTAGATTGATGAGAATAGCCACAGAAAAAAGGATCAATTTaccttcaaataaaaaacaaactgtacgcaaaacagattaaaactgaataaaaaaattacatttaatatGTTAGCTTTGATCAGTCAGTGGTTATGATAATAAATTTCAAAtgctttaaatattattttgaagGAAGTGGTCTTGTTTCCGCTGCGCTCTGCAGCTTCATGCAGTTGATGACGTCACGAGAACTAACTGTTCTAAGATTTCAATTCACAGAGCAAGTAATAGAAAGAACCAACACCAGAACcctaattgaagaaaaaaacaacatattagtcaagtaaatttttaaaaagaggtatttggtgcatttcttttttggggTTTAAACTGTCGGCTGTTGTTTATTCACCTCTAGGGGTCCTTCTAAAGCTGCAGCATTGAGCTGACATTGAAGTTACACAAAAATAGATATAACACTGCAGTTTTACTGGACAATTCTCCAAAGTCCATTACATGATGCCAGCAATAAAAGCAGATGGGCCTTTTAATGtgcataaaaacagttttgtagtaataaatccaaataattttaaacacaaacacgaATGATTCGGTTAGATACAaattttttgtcaaataaatcagAATAACGGGGCAAAATTCCTAAATGAAAAGCCATTTAATGCAGCACAAGACTTTCCGTAAATGAATCAGGTCCATTGTACATTTTTCTCTGCATTGTacagagaaaaatatttttttctcctccaagtacatatttttgttgtttccacCACCTATATTGATCTAACCTGATTTAAAATAATCCTAAACACGTTATAACTGACCTAGATGGGGACAGTGTGCCGTTTCTGAGGAtcttttcagcagcttttattTCTTAGGGCTTTTCAGCATGTTGTCTTGATGGCAGTGCTCACGCAGCTCTTACAGGATCACTTCACAAAAACAGGGacaagcaaacacacaaacatcacaAGCTGGCCATTTAATCTGTGTCAaacataaaaagggaaaaaaaagttaaaaaacctAAAAGGTAAACAGTTATTAAACAGGACACTTATTTTAACCATAAAAACAGGCGGAATTTTGCTCAGGTTGAGcagaaaaatagaataaagcTATTTACATtaagaattaagaaaaaaaaaaaagagttaaagaAGTATCATGAAGAGGGGTCTGGTTTGGGCTTCTTTCTCTCATAGTGCTTCAGTAAAGCAGCACAGACCCTTTCCACAGGGCCGACTTGCATCACAAGGATTTCCGATCAAATCCACAGCAACAGCACAAAGATCCTCTGATTTTACAAGATTACTGAAATCCCTGAGGAAGGAAAACTCACACAGGCCCGCGTCTCACCTGCAACTCACACATTCACTCCACTTGTGATCAAGTTTTAACAAATCCCTCGGAGCTTCTTGTGAAATGATTCGCTCCTCTGGGCAGTTCAAGGACGTCAGGATCATTTCAGTTCCTTCAGTTTTAGTTCATTTCAAGTCAGAGTGTCGAAACGATGCTGCTGGGTCACAAATCTGCCGTTACTGCAGGCATTTCTGTAGGTGCTTGTTTGGGGAAAGCAGATCCAGCTTCTCTGGAGTTTGTCCGTCGATGTTAAAAAGAGCAGCTGCGTTCATCTGACACTAAAAAAGGGTTGTGCTGTGTTTACGAATTTCCCACTCGTCCCAAAGTCTAAACGTTTCCATCAAGATGGAGATTGTCAGCTAAGACTGGCTGTAAGAGTTGCCTTGGTTCCCATTGGAGTTCTGATCACCGTCACTGCGGGGAGAAAACAACAAGCAGCTCACTGACATGAAGTGGAACATTTTTGAGACAACAAAATAGCTTTTGGACAAACGTTTTGCAGCGAGGCAGCACGAACTTGCAATGTGAGATAGTGATCAATATAGATGTCTTGtgataaaaataatttccatttcaatgcaaccgtttaattagataaaaaaaaaaacatatgctccaaatgacccactTCTACATAGGAAGTGGGcatttaacataaaagggctccatttgATTgtgtagaccagtgtttttcaaccttttttgagctacggcacactttaaccttgacaaaaatcccgcggcacaccagcatccaaaaaaaaaagaaggagaaactcagtctgaattgatctacagccccctctgcaatctcatgtgcattttttgtgatcattgtggcagaaaagctggaagctgcagctgtttttttctaaaagatgtaataaaagttaagttagaagatttaaaaactgtttgatgtgtgttcgttgtggtttcaagacataAAAGGAAGACTCCTTgtgcgctgagatgctgtcactttaacccaatgcatcatgggagatgtagtgcaaaaaccCGCCCAACGCCGGACAGacttgcgtctctgagcttcattgttttgttcacttgttccacagtctgacaccggattctgtggaaagctacaccgctaaagacgagctttggctggtatttttgttggaactgagagacttatgagctaaatcgaaacaaggaagtgaatactttaaccacttctgattggtcagactgatgacatgtgattaagcctccaagaatgattggtggagacagttaaaggggcgttcagaaaacggctttagttgcagctaaatcgcggtaccgtcattcttatcaaaatgtctttaatagaatcaaataaatacaaagaaacaagtattttatgatctttcatattcctaactactcagtgttttctcagggtttgtttggatgaacacagagctgatatcctggagatgggaaatgttgttagatcagttaatgagggcaatttcccacggcacactggttgaaaaacactggtgtagaGGGCTGTTTTTGACTTGACTCACTTCAATCTGGCATGAGATTCTTTTGCACGTGTGTAAACATTTCAGGTCACCATTTTTCACAGTGTGTGTCGTCTTTTGCGGTACACATATCGCACAGGCTGATATTGCAATGGCAATACATTTAGTTTATTAGCCCACTTTGCAGTAAATTTTACACGTGTAAAATCAAAGGCGGTGCATTTGACACGCATTCGATacatgacaccccccccccccccccccccccccgaaatgTACCGTTCTGTGTTTTCTGATAATAATATGGCTCCTGTTAAATGTCCATGTTTGTCCAACTCCCatacaaactttgaaaagatTTAAACAAGCCATTAAGAAAACAGGACTCCAAACGTACCTGGTAGGAGGCGGTTTAGGTTTGGGCATCTTGTTTAGAACAGCAGCGATCTCTTTCCTGTCGTCAAAATTCTTCCACTGATCGTAGAGCTTCAGGATGACGCGGATGATCTCCAGgatcttcacacacacacaaacacacacacacccatttaGAGCCAAGCGTGCAACACGGACATCAAAGTAAGGTAAGAATCTCACTTTGTCCATGTCCACAGAGAGCTCTGCAAACCACTGCCTGGCATCTTTCTGCTGCACCACACAGGCCACATGTAGGCAAGCTGATGGAGGAACAGAAGCAGTAATTAATCCATCTTTTTGAAATGTGAGTTAAACTGCTCTACTTTCAAAACCTAAGAGGCATTTCTTACCTAAAGCTATCATGAAGGGAGGGTAGAGCAGACACAGATCTGTCCTGTACGTGTCGTTCACTATTCGCCTGGTAAAGGCAGAAAACAATGCAAAGCCTTCCAGCGGAAAAATAAGCTAACATCAATGGGTTTTGTTCAAACGAGGCAGAACGTACCATGCTAAGGGCAGCAGCATGTCCTCCTGCCCCATGTCCTGCACATACTGCAGCAGAGGTCTGTAGGGGTGGTACACAATCAGGCAGCAGTCCTGAAAAATTAAGCCAATCAAGGATCAATTCTTCTCTCTATGAAACAACTCATCCTTTTTATCTAGATTTCCACCCACCATTAGCTCCAAAAGGTAAAACTCACATTCTAgaatctggggggaaaaaaaagaggtttagaattatttcaaaaagacatttaatcATGTTTTCACTTTGAAAATGCCCCCCAAAATTTgtgaattcatttttatttattaagtcTCGTCATCAGACTGGCCTTTGACCTCCTGCTGTACAGATGATgactttgtttgcttttaacaGCTTCGCACTTCATCATTGTCACACTTTTACTAAGTGTCCAATGTCCACAAGATGAATGATGTTTACGAGTCACGGCCCTCTGCTACCTCAATCTCTGCCgtctgaacccccccccctccgtaATTTATAGCTTATATAGCATTACGTCAGAGCCGTCTTGTTCTGGAAACTCTGGAGATCTGCGAGGCAAAAGCATTGAGCAGCAAGCCCCctgactgactttttttttgtcagcagaGTGTGAACATTAGCTGAGGAATCTAACGCACTGATAGGCAGTAATGTGGCAACACTGTGATACAGTCTGAAGGCTTCTCGGTAAGCTGCAATGCAGCACATAAATAACTTTGCAGAGGAAGCAGTTTGATGTGACCTCACCTTCTTGAAACTTAAACCAGTAAACCTTGATGGCATTTACTGTTTACCGTCACATTTCTGCATCGTCAGATTTGTTCATGATTCTTAACTTTTTCATAAAATCACAGACGTAATCGGATTACTTCCACTGTGTTTTACTCACATGATTCATTCTGTAAGGAAACTCCTTTGGAAAGGCAtaagaaaatcttgtttttactacaaaaaaacagaagaaaaaaaatttgtgttGCTGGAAACTCCAAATGAAAACAGGGAAAACTTAAATTTGAGATCCACAATGTGGGTCACTTACATACAGAGGTGGCGGCTGAGATCAATCTGGTGTTGGACACGACTCCAAATTCCTACAGGAAAATAAGCAATACAAAACAGATTATCGTGTGTACTAAAGAAGCAGTTAAAGACCCTAAAATGTGTCTCActtatgattaaaaatgaaatgtaacaTGAAATGTTAAAGATGATTCCACCAAATTTATACCTCAACTTTAGAGGCCAGGAACACACAAGTGGGAGCCATGAGCACCGGATCTATACTCTTCAGAGAATACCTGCAAAATGACACAAGgtatttaaatattaaacaaacagATCATGGAAAGAAATGCTGACGACGTCAAAAAGTAAGAGTAGCCAAAGATAATCATGGCTACATGGGTAGTAAGCACAGTATAGTTAAGGGaaagaatttaaaacaaaagaggaaagttttttttttgttttttttgccttcctAACTGTTATGCTAATGTCAGCAAAAGTaaacattcctttgtttactcATTGATACATCATGTCGACAGCCTTTTGTTACAGGGTTCAATAAACCAGACCAACTTATCCGCTCCCGGACACAAAAGCTGttgatgctctgcagaaatgaaacTGTCATCAACACTGATGTAATCTCATTAGGGCTGCCCAATATGTTCACACTTTACCCTCCATGAGCTGTCAGCACAAACGTGTAAAATACCAACAGCTTAACTTATGGAAAAAGCGTTTCGAGCTCCTTACCGGGCGTAGAAGCGCTTAAAGTACACAGTCGCAGTAGCAATGACCTGCTGGCGCAGCTTCAGATGTTCGCCCAGAGCTTGGATAACTGAAAAATaccaaatgaaaaacattagTTGAAGTGTGTGATTTAGGTTTTGTTCGTGACTATTCAAGATTTTCTCATGTTTTCAAACAGACCCGGAAACAGACCCAAAACCTGCATGAatgtattagaaaaaaaactcaccatTTGCAAAGAAAATCTGAAGCTTCCAGTACTCCTCCTCCGAGAGAAACTTCAGGTCTTTCTGGCGCTCCTTTATGAGGTCCTGTTTGTCCAAGACCCACTGCAGACTTTAAAAGATAAGCAAGATTACTTTATATGATAAATTTATACAGACGTTTGAACGGGTCAAATTCACTTGACTAACAGTAACAAGCTCCTGACGTGACGGCAACAAAACACAACGAAAACAAGAACCATTGCTGGAGCTCAAAGGAAAGAAAGTCCACATTTTTAGTTACAGTGTGTTCCCCAAGTGTTATTTTTACACCACAATGCTATAAGTAAACTGTTAGCTTCAACGCagaacaaaaatagcagctagcTAGGCCTCACAAGCGAAGCGGCTGATGATtacgacaaaaacacacacaacgtcgatattattttaacaaaaactcACTAATGAGAACTCTGCCAAAAGTTACCCGCCATCACTGCAGTTGAGGTAGAAATTTACAgaaaggaaaattgtgttttttttaaccaacaaaaGAGCGGAGACAGCGAGAAAAGTAATTAAAGTGGCAGAGCTGGTGTATCACGAATAACGTTCCGACGAGCCCAAAGATTGGTTCCGCAGTCTCCTGTAAATGTCGGGAAACACGATTACTTCAAAGAGGGTATACTCACATGTTTTGCatgattaaaacatttataaaactaATTGTTTAAGATGCCATTTACCATGTTTAGACGTTTAAAGTAGATGTGATGAGGCTAGTATATGAGGTTTTCAAGCAACAGAagggaaaaaggaaataaagaaagTGGTCAAATAAACATAGCATCCTTTATTTCAAAGGGTTCATTGATTATCTCCTAAACTCAATTGAATATTAAAGCATTTGGGTAACTAGAGCTTTTATACCATATTTGTTTGTGGTTAAGTCAActacaagttgtttttttttttaattattttattttggctataGTTATTCTACATTGTGTAAAGGGTTATACCTAATATAGtctattaatattaaaaaaacaaaaagcagcaaTTAAGGACTTTTGACTTTTAGCGATTTAGCGATCAGCGATTGCAGACATCTTTTCTTTGGTCTAAACAAATTACGTAGCCCTatagaaaaacaggaaattgtattctattgtatttatttaatttcaattaGCCTTTCGTGAAGTCAGTGgtgttctgttttttcaaatgttttacttgtttttattgtaattaagACAACTAAAAATCAGTTTGTATTGTTCATTTTGCTTGTACTTAACATTTGAAAGTAATGTTTAATTCAGCTTTTACTTCAAAATTAATTAAGTCCTTCATCATTCGAAGCACAATGTTCTTTCAACAGCCTATAGGCCAAATTATTTGGCTTGTTGTTGATAGATGCCTGTGCAGGCATTCATACTTGGTATGGAAGGGTTCAGCATTTCACTGTAGTGTTAGGGGAAGGGCCAAGAAGTGTATAAAGACCCCACCTCCTCAGACTGACAGAAGAAGCAAAGGCTCCATTTCCAGTTTCCAACTACAGTTGCATCAACTTAAAAGCCACCATGAGCCGAAGCCCGGAGAGGATGTCTTCATACCGCCGTTGTTTTGAGGACAACATTGCCTCAACATCCCACCTCCGGGTTTCCAGTCCTTCTCCCACCAGGAGAGAGAACCGCCACCGCTCAGCCAGCTTCAACCGAAGTGGCGGGTGGAAGTTGGGGGGGCATAGAGCACTCACCAAGCAAAAACTGACAAGGTAGGTCATCACCTCAGCCAGCTACACAAAAAGCCCACAACACAAAGCCACTTACACCATTATTTTTGGGCTCCTGCAGCAGTTCAAGTATGGGGGTCCTTTGTGTAGGTTCATCCCTGGAACCGGGGAATAAGATGGATCTGGATGTGGCTGCAGCACAAAACCAGGCCTTCAAGTTGACACGCACCAATGAGAAGCAGGAGATGGTTGTTCTCAATGATCGTCTGACAGTTTATATTGAAAAGGCAAGATACAAAGATTTACAAGTCGAATATGCAGCTTTTGCTTGGCTGTCACGTTCACACTATGACAAACCTTAAAACCTTTTCTGTGTTTGGTGCTTACCTCTTGGGAATTTTGCTTATTTAAGAAAAGTATTAAAGCCCGGTGGCAACTGGGTAGGTCTTtcacttttgtgtttatttgcacagGTTCGATCATTGGAAtccaaaaacaaccttttggaGGCTGAGATTGAGGCCTTAAAGAGCTCCTATGAAAGAACATCCAGCCTGAGGCAGCTCTACGCGTCTCAGCTGAAGGAGCTCAACAGGGAGGCTGAGCAAATGAGAGAGCAGAGGGTAAGAAACCAGTTGACTCTGGTGAACCCATCACAACTGATTTAGATCAGACCATTTCAGTTTTGCCAATTGTGTCCCTGCAGAATTTGTCCTTGGCAGAAAAGGAAGCAAAGCTGAGCCAGCTGGATGTGCTGAAGGCCAAATATCATGAAGCTCTGGATGCCAGGAAGCAAACAGAGCTCCACATAGAGACTTTACGTCCTGTAAGGCTTATggcaaaaaaattcaaacaaaaccaaaaaaaatcagCTACTCTGGAATGTGGCCTAATTGAacagtttttcaaaacttttttgttatgtccaTGTGTCACAGGATGTGGATAAATCAACCTCAGCTCGAATTAAACTGGAGAAGCAGCAGGAAAACCTGGAGGTTGAACTGGCATTTCAGCAAAAAGTCCACAAGGAGGTAAAATGAATGAGTGTCTGTCTTTTATGGTATCTGCATAGTTTGTCACATGACATTCCACTCATTTTAACATGAGTGGTGTAATGCAAAAAcgttagtagtagtagtaacctttttattttggacaagtaaaaaaaagtgttaacaaACTAACTGActaacaaaacaagacaaaattatataaaacaagaaaattatttgaaacaagacaagacaaaattatataagacaaatttaaataaacaacacaagtccaaaagggagagagaagaagaaaaaatgtataaactcCCACCCCCCCACTATTGTAGTGAGGAATGGGTAGAGTGTCCAAAAATGGAACTCAAACAAAAGTAATGTTACTTCAAAATAGTATTACTCTAAAGAAGTAAGAGTATTTATgttaataatcaaataaaagtaaaacaaaacatgaaatacaaacttttttttgccaataacagaagtttttctgttgttaagAATAAAACCAGGAtacaaaatgctgtttttttgcatttatactTAGTCCTTTTTCAAATACATGCTATACTTAAAACCAATAGATTAAccattattccttttttttgtgaagatacaacacaaaaatacaaagaagtTTGTTGTCTGTGGGGTTTCTCtgaaatattcatattttattttaattttaaatcaccaacaaaaaacatgttactTTTGATACAATTCTTTAGCTAAAAAAAGGAGTATACCAAACTcaattttcattagaaatgtgctCAACTTCAAGTGAAAAGTACAATTTTTACTAAGAGCTGCTTAAGTTCATGTAACTTGTTACTGCTCACCTTTAGTGGAGGCTTATTTGTTAATAAGACTGAGTAAATGGTGA is a window from the Oryzias latipes chromosome 24, ASM223467v1 genome containing:
- the LOC101168170 gene encoding failed axon connections homolog, whose amino-acid sequence is MYWRAGLALTGSCVIDLGQTQIVPSGFLGSDDQLPFSGCIIAYPLHHHGGIMSALGSDSWWRKTLYLTGGALLAAAAYLLHELLAIRKEEELDSKDAIILHQFSRPKCGAPSLSPFCLKLETYLRMVDLPYKNSFDGRLSPQGKMPWIEYNHQQVFGTEFIIDFLDERLGVSLNKGLTPQEKAMSRAITKMLEEHFYWTIAYCQWVDNLEETQKMLSVSGPLSDLLTWILSHLNSGIVKREMYGHGIGRFSAEEVYTLMEKDMRTLATLLGDKKYLMGSKLSTVDATVFSHLAPAMWTLPGSRPEQLIKGELINLAMYCERIRRRFWPEWFVDLEDFSYDDVTDRSDSKLPDLGLYSRTDSSRDTLSRTPHTSHTPTPQEPPSPVSDPTGHSLYDSDMDTECSEIDALKC
- the ccnc gene encoding cyclin-C — translated: MAGNFWQSSHYLQWVLDKQDLIKERQKDLKFLSEEEYWKLQIFFANVIQALGEHLKLRQQVIATATVYFKRFYARYSLKSIDPVLMAPTCVFLASKVEEFGVVSNTRLISAATSVLKTRFSYAFPKEFPYRMNHILECEFYLLELMDCCLIVYHPYRPLLQYVQDMGQEDMLLPLAWRIVNDTYRTDLCLLYPPFMIALACLHVACVVQQKDARQWFAELSVDMDKILEIIRVILKLYDQWKNFDDRKEIAAVLNKMPKPKPPPTSDGDQNSNGNQGNSYSQS